One genomic segment of Lampris incognitus isolate fLamInc1 chromosome 2, fLamInc1.hap2, whole genome shotgun sequence includes these proteins:
- the LOC130132970 gene encoding uncharacterized protein LOC130132970, whose protein sequence is MPSMPSGQLYWSSLKTRFAEVFSAVKIPGCEPAEGRGPTKFPFTNAYFIASVLDPAFGFQRLEHDVQLDSDVKDVLKTEIKEYIKAEGDKQAVSTADAAEATGPGEGELSESPPEKQLRMFSHYRRTPSSTEKKPSGQAQLTAYLNLIAEQDSDSVPCLRFWQQNKSKFPTLYQIATQVFSIPTSSAPIERVFSHGGILMRPHRARLSSSMLSDLMFLKCNVYA, encoded by the exons agctccttgaaaacaaggtttgcagaggttttcagtgcagtcaagataccaggatgtgagccggctgaaggaagaggccccaccaaatttcctttcaccaatgcctacttcatagcatctgtgttggacccagcatttggcttccagcggctagaacatgatgtgcagctggacagtgacgtcaaagatgtgctgaagactgagatcaaag agtatataaaggcagagggtgacaagcaagcggtatcaacagcagatgcagcggaagcaacaggaccaggggaaggtgaactttcagagtctcctcctgagaagcagttgagaatgttctcccactataggaggactccctcctccaccgagaagaagccgtctggccaggctcagttgactgcatacctcaacttgatcgctgagcaggactctgactcagtcccgtgcctcaggttttggcagcaaaacaaatccaaattccctaccctctatcagattgccacacaggtattctctatccctacctccagtgcgcccattgaaagggtatttagtcatggaggcattttgatgaggcctcaccgtgcaaggttgagtagttccatgctgtcagatcttatgtttttgaaatgcaacgtgtatgcttaa